GAGGCGGGGCAGggacccccgcaccccccgggcgggtgcagggggatgtgggcgcgggggggctcagggggggGGCCCGTGGCGGCGGCAGGTGATGAGGTACTGGGGGTAGGCCTGGGTGTCGTTGAAGATGACGAAGATGGCGGGCCGCCGGGGGTTGTCCACCACGCTGTCGTAGCGCAGgggggccccggccccctcccgcAGCGGGGGggcccgcagcccctgcccccccaccGCGTACTCCCCGGTGAGCACCTTGGCCACGAAGACGTACTTGCTGCCGTCCGCGCTGCGCGGCGAGTACTGGTCCCGCACCGAGAGCGCCGCGTGCACCGCGAAGTACACGCCGAGCCCGTAGAGAGCGGCTGCGGGGCGGgcggacacacagacacagacacgGGTCAGAccgcggcgccgggcggggggagcgcgTGCCGGCGGCGCCGTGCCCGGATGGGCACCCCCACGCCAGCGCTCACCGTTCTTGCCGCAGAAGCTGCGGTTGAAGCCGTGCAAGCAGATCTCGCGGCTGGAGGTCTCGGTGGTGCCGTGGAAGAGGACGCGCTCCACCGCGCCGCCGGCGCGGGCCTTCTCCATGCTGGCCTTCTTCAGCTGGTATTGCTTGTACAGCAGCGGGTGGATCAGCTTCTCCACCTGCCGGGCGGCACCGCGGCGTCCGGGGCTCTGCCGCAGGGACACCCCCGGACCAGGGCCCTGCGTcccccccggcgccgccgggACCCACCTTGACGATGCCGATCTTGCCGCGCAGCTCCTCCAGCGTCTCGTAGAAATGGCGCGCGGTGTCGAGGAACTCCTCCGAGTCCTCGGCCAGCGGCATCAgcctcacctcctcctcctccaggccCAGCGCATCCAGCCCTGCCGGACGCGGTCCCGGTGAACGCCGGCGTGGCACAGCACctccccgggcagggggaggcggggggggggaccgGCCCCGCAGCACCGTCCCGGtcgcgcggcggcggcgctgcgcTGGCAACGCTGGGGGCGGCGGCACGCACCGAGCAGGCGGCAGGCGCTCTCCGCCAGGGGCCGGATGCGGGAGACGGCCGAGGCGCAGGCGTTGCCGATGTCGTACTCCTCCATCCGCTCGAAGTCGACGGTGAAGGGCCGGCCGtccagcagcaggtccaggCGGCACTCCCGGCGCAGCCAGGCCCGCTCCAGCAGCGCGGCGGCCTCGGGGGCGTAGGGGGCGGCGGTGCCGGAGGGGTCCCAGCGCACCCAGCGTGCGGCAGCGGGGGGGCCGCGCTCCGGCTGCGGCAGCcgctgcagcaggcaggcgAGGtcgcgggcggcggcggcggtgtaCTCGGCGAAGCCACGCAGCGTGGCGGTGCCGCCGCGCAGGCAGAGGCGCACGGCGTGCTTGCGCTGCAGGAAGGTCAGGCagcggcggcaggcggccggcagcgcccgcAGGCGCTCGCTCTCCACCTCCTCCGCCCGCAGCCGCTCCTCCAGCGCCCGCTCCAGCTCCCGCGGCACCGGGGCCACGTCCCGCTCGAAGGAGGAGAACAGCGTCACCTGCGCCACGTCCGCCGCCGGCAGAGCCTCTTCCAGGGAGGCCTCCAGCGCGGCCAGGAGGCCGgcgtcttcctcctcctcctcctcctcctccggcgCGCCGGGCGCTGCCCGCTGCTCCCGACGGTAGGAGTGGAGGGAGAGCGCGGTGGCACAcgccagctcctcctcctcgcgCCGCGTGCTGTCCATGGAGCGCTGGATGGCCAGCACCATCTGcgcctcctcctccatcccgGCCCCCTGCCCGCCTGACGGCGTCTCCCCGGCGCTCTCCCCATCCACCGCGATGGGGGACTCGGCGCCGGGgtcccgctccccgccggcaACGTCGCTGGGCTGTGGCGCAGGCTCCCCGTCACCGGCGGCCTCGCCGGGGCTCAGCGCCGCCAGCAGCTCCTTGATCTCCTCTGCAGGGAGGAGCGAGGCATCAGCCACGAGTCCCGACCGCGACGTGGGGCGGCACCGGCGtccgcagccccctcccaccaCCGCGGCACCGGGAGAGCGGGTGCCGGAGCGGCCCCCTCGCCCCACACCACCCCTCACCGATGTTGGAGTGAAGGCCGTCGCCCTCGGCGTCAGCGGCGCCGTCGGCACCGTCGGCATCATCAGGCAGGTCCCGGCGACGGGAGCGCAGTGCCGTgggcggggggtcccggcggcAGCTCGGGGGGAGCAGCTccgccagctccagctgcgGGGACGGAGGGGCAGGGCACCATCACCGCAGCTGCACGCGCGGCAGGGACCGGCACAACGGCACCCGCCTCCTGGCAGCTCCGGTGCCGGCCCCTCCGCCCTCCCCGGCCAGGGCGGGCGCTGGCGGCACCTGGGGGTCCGGGGGTCTCCAGTGGACGCCGTCCAGGTCGATGATGCACTGGAAGCGACTCTCCAGCTGCCGGAGGATGCTCTGCCCGCCCTCGTCCCGCAGGAAGCGGGCGACGCCGGGGAACCGCAGCGTCACCGGCTGCGAGCCCACGGTGCCCAGCAGGCTCTGCAGGAAATCGGCCGCTGCCCGGCACCGGCCCACTTCCCCGCTCACCTGCCGGTGACGGCCGGGTGCTCAGGGTCAGCctgcggcaccggcaccgcagCGCCGGCGGCGCTCGCCGCCGGCCCGTGTGGCGAGCGAGGGGAGGTGGGAGCCGCAGGTGGGGacccctgcccgcacccctgCCCGCAGCTCACCCGGAAGCCGGCGACGTCCTGCCCCTCCAGCGGCAGCAGCGAGACCTCGGGGATGCTGGCCAGCAGGTCCTGGTAGTGCCGCTGCAGGTAGCACTGCGCGCCCGGCTCCGCCGGCACCAGCACCTCGTCCTGCGCCGATGCCACCGACGCCAACGCCTgctcccggcgctgcccccggccGGCCGTGTCCTCGCGCCCCTCCGTGTCCTCGTCCCCCCTGGGCAAGGCAGCTGACGGCTCCCCCGGCACCAGGCTCGACGCCTGCGGCTCTGCCGGCCGTGCCACCTCCGGGCAGGCGACCGGGCCggcaggggctgagggggcCGCGTCTGGCAGGGGGGCCGTGTCCGGTGAGGGGGCCGGGGCCATGTCCAGCAGGGTGGCTGTGTCCGGCGGCGTTGCCGTGTCCGGCGGGGTGGCCGCGTCTGGTGAGGGGGCCAGGGCCGTGTCCGGTGGGGTGGCCGTGTCCGGCGGCGTTGCCGTGTCCGGCGGGGGGTCCGCCTCCCCCTCCAGCGGCTCCAGGAAGGGGTAGTGGGGGGCGAGGGCCAGCGCCACGTCCTGCAGGCGGTGGGGCCTCTGCAGCACCCGCTCCGCCACTGCGGGGGAGAGGACGGGCAGCCGGCGGCCGagcgcagccccccggcacccgGCCCTGCCCTCGCCCCAGCCACGGCAGCCGGCCGCGGCAGCGCCGGTGGGGACCTCGTTCGTCCCCGCTCACCTGCCGGCTCCTGGAAGGTGACGATGGCCGCCCGGCCGCCCGGCAGCAGCCGCACCTCCCGCacgctgccgccgccgctgcgccGGTTCTCGAAGTAGAGCTCCAGCAGGTCGCGGCTCAGCCCCGGCGCCTCGGCCCGCACCAGCACGCTGGCGGTCTGCGGCAGGCGCAGCAGGGCCAGCGCAGCCCCCTCCGGCCCCCGCTGCTGCGCCCGCTGCTCCACCGCCGCGAACTCTGCCGGGACAGGGGCGGCGGTGACGCCGGGGGGACCCTCGGAACGCCGTGGCAGCCCTCCACCCGCGGCACCGGCAGTGTCTACGGGCTGGATGCCCCTTTGGCCGCCCTGGCCGCGACGATGGCACCGGCACCGCCGGGTCTGGCGGGAGGGAAGTGCCAGGAGCACCCCCGCGGCAATTCACCCCCCAGCCCGACCCCACCGCCAAACGTCCCCAGGCTCACCCGCACGGCCGGTCACCTGCCGCAGGAGTAAGGGGCTACGGCACCCGGCAGATCCCACACCGCAGATCCCGCACGCCAAAACACGGCCCCGGTGATCCCAGCCGCCAAGCAGCGGCACAGACCCCACACCCCAAAGCACCGTCCCGGTGGTCCCAGCCACCGAGCAGCACCGAAGATCCTGGACACCAAAACACTGCCCTGGTGATCCCGGCCACTGAGCAGCACCGCAGACCCCACACCACAAAACACCGCTCCGGTGGTCCTGGCTACCAAGCAGCACCGCAGATcccgcaccccaaaacaccGCCCCGGTGGTCCTGGCCACCGAGCAGCACCGAAGATCCTGGACACCAAAACACCGTCCCGGTGATCCCAGCCACCGCGCAGTGTTGCAGATcccgcaccccaaaacaccGCCCCGGTGGTCCCGGCCACCGGCACAGACCCCACACCCCAAAGCACCGCCTGGTGATCCCAGGCACTGAGCAGCACCACAGACCCCACACCCCAAAACGCCGTCCCGGTGCTCCCGGCCACCGGGCAGCACCGCAGACCCCACACCCCAAAACGCCCCCCGGGCGCTCCCGGCACCAGCGCTGCACCACGGCAAGGGGAGCGTgggaccccctgccccgggggtcgccccccccccgcacccaccTTGGGGGGCCATGGGCTCCCGCAGCCGCAGCAGCGCCcagccgggagcggggccgcggcagAGGCCGAAGGTGCCACGGGGACGTCCCAGCAGCGTCTCCAGGAGCGGCTCCAGCAGCTcggggggggtctgggggccgAGGCCCGACAGCAGCAGGCGgctggggtcccagggggggGCAGGGCGCACCCCCAGCTCGGCCCCCCCCAGCCGGTGGCCGCCGCGGGCCACGACGTTCTGGGCGTCTGTGCCGGGGGTGGACGGGCGTcaccggggcggcggcgcccgaGCCCACCCCGCAGCCGGGACCCCCTGGGGGGCACAGCACCGCTCACCAGTGCTcccaggggggctgggggtgcccctgcaccccaaaccagtgctcccagcagggATTGGGGCCCCACcgcaccccagtgcccccagctgGGACTgggaccccccgcaccccatcccagtgcccccagcatgGACTgggaccccccgcaccccatcccagtgctcccagcagggactgggacccccccgcaccccatcccagtgctcccagcagggACTGGGACCCCCCACACCCCATCCCCCTGTTCCCCCAGGGACtgggacccctgcaccccagtgctcccagcagggACTGGGACCCCCGcaccccatcccagtgcccccagctgGGACTGGGACCCCCAcaccccatcccagtgcccccagcatgGACTgggaccccccgcaccccatcccagtgctcccagcagggAGTGGGACGCCCCCGCaccccatcccagtgctcccagcagggACTGGGACCCCCCACACCCCATCCCCCTGTTCCCCCAGGGACtgggaccccctgcaccccagtgcccccagctgGGACTGGGACCCCCAcaccccatcccagtgcccccagcatgGACTGGGACCCCCGCaccccatcccagtgctcccagcagggACTGGGACCCCCGCCCCCATCCCCCtgttcccccccgccccgcgctcaCCCTGGGGGCTCTCgaaggtgaggaagaggagggggccGAGGCGCTGGCAGCTCTGGACCGGGCCCCCCGAGCGGCGCCGGCTCTCGAAGTACAGGACCACCAGCTCCTCCGCCGTGCCGGGGGACcccccacctccagcacccCTCCGCCATCCTGCCCGGCCACACGCGCGTTGGGGGCGCGACCCCCTCCGCTCCCCCGcgcccctgcccaccccccaggccccccacgCCCGCCGGGCCGCACCCCCACAGCGGGGGTCTgctcccccgctcccccagccccgccgtgTCCCCCGGGACCaaggacccccccacccccacgcGTGACCCCAAGCCCCACGTGCCCCCACACATCCCCGCGCCCagggcccccggcccccacgCAGCCCCACGCCCCCGGGGCAGGACCCCCCACGCACCGGGCGCTGCTCGGCTCCGCCCTGGCAGAAAAACGAAACCGAAACCGGGCGGGGGCGGGAAGGGGAAgtgcggggggggcggggcctcgtggggggggacacgggaaCGGCCCCACGCGTGACAACGGGGAAACGGGGAGAAAGACCCGGTCGCCCACGGGGGGACGAAGCgagcggaggggagggggcgggcggggacGGGCGGGGacgggcgggggcgggcagcGACGGGGCGGGGCTTCCCGCCCCTGGCCCCGCCTCCGGCCCCGCCTCCCCGCGCCGATGTCGCGCTGCGGCCACACGGTGGCGCTCTGCCCCGaggcccctcccctcccctcaagccccgccccgggctgccAGAAAGGCTCCGCccccctccctcagcccccgCCCAGTAGAGGGCGGAGCCGCCCcacccctccccgcccctcccgcaGACCCCGCCCCTTCGCagaggccccgcccctcccgcagcccccgcccctTCGCAGAGGCCCCGCCccgagcggagcggggcggagcCAGCGCTCccgcacggcccggcccggtgaGCGGGGtacggggggcggggggaggtcCGGTGCGCCGGAGGGGGGGTGCGGTGCGGTGGAAGGGGGGGGCACGGAGGTCCCGGCGGTGGCGGCGCCGCCGAGCGCGGTTCCCCCCGCAGCGTTCTGCCGCATTCCGCAGCGGGGGGCAagcgggcggcgggagcggggtcCCGCTCGGAACCCCGCTCCCGTAGGCAcggggggacccccacccaccaccagcaccagcaccaccaccaccacccccgaGAGGCCGCGCTGAGGGATTAGGATTGCTGCTGCCGTAAATAGGCCGCGCTGGGGCATTACCGGGCGTGCGGGCAAAGCCGCTTACCGGGGCTCCCGGGAAAAACCGGCGCCgccaccccccgcaccccgtGCCGCATGCAGCTCTGCGCTGCGTCTGCCCCGCGCAGCGTGTGCCCcgtgctgcctgcaccccctcctgcctgcaccctgcgcTCCCATGTGGGGTgcaccccatgtcccccacgcGCCCTGTGCCCCCCGTGCTGCGGGCAACCCCGTGCGGTGCGCCTCCCGTGCCCCCCGTGCCGggtgtccccggtgtcccccgtACCCCCCGTGCCGGGTGCCCCCGGtgtcccccgtgccccccgtgCCGGGTGCCGCCTGCAGCCCGGGGTGCTCGCCCACCCTCCGGCGCTGCCCACGCGGGCTCCTTGCCCtgcggggggctcggggccggCGGCCCCTCGCCGGCCCGGGGGGCAGCGCCCGCAGCCGCGGTGCCGCAGGGCAGAGCCTCCCCCGTCGCTCCCCGAGGCCCGTGgcaccgggccgggccggcgctTGGCTGGGCCCGGCGCTGGCagcggccccgcgcccgggAACGCGGCTGCTTCGCTGCGGCACCGGCtggggcccggcccgcccgccgcggccccgctcaCCGCGGCCCCGCTCACCGCGGCCCCGCTCACCGCGGCCCCGCTCACCGCGGTGGCACCGGGCGGTGGGGCCGCGCAGGGCCGGGGCCTCCcgccgtcgccgccgccgccgccgcccggtTCTGTGAGGCCGGGTGTCCGaggggggggccccggggcggcggcgggtgccGGGGTCGGAGCCCGGAGCGCCGGCAGCCGGTGCCGGGGCTCCCGTTACCGGCCCCCGCACAGCGGCCGAGGCCGAGGCCGAGGCCTCCGCGCCGGGCCGCGGGTCGCCATGGCAACGGCCGTGCCGCCGGGGCGGCCATCTTGTGCGGGCCTGGGGaggcgagcggggccgggaccccccgccgcggggctgcagcggggccgggaccccggggggcggcggcgggggtgctgtggggggcGACGGCCGCCGGTCTGaccccctctctccctcccctccccgcagcgGAGCGGCGGCAGCCAGCCGGGGGGAAGATGTCCCACGAGAAGAGCTTCCTGGTGACGGGCGAGGGCTTCCCGGGGCAGCAGCCCACGGCCCCCCCGGCCTACGCGCAGCCCCCCTACCCCGCCGCCCCCTACCCCCAGCCCCAGTTCGCCCCGGCGCCCTACAGCCAGCCGGGCTTCCcgcaggggccggggccgtaCCCCGCCGCCGGGCCGTACCCCCCCGCCGGGCCGTACCCCGCCGCCGGGCCGTACCCCCCCGGGCCGTacccgccggcggggccgtACCCCCAGGGCCCCTACGCCCAGCCGCCGTACGCCCAGCCGCAGCCCATGGTCCCCGGGGACCAAGACTGTAAGTaagggggctcgggggggcggggggctcccTCCCGGGGCACGGCCCCCCCTccgcggcgggcagcgccggggagCTGGCGGAGCCCCTGGGGGGGGCCGCCGGAGGGAGGGCCCCGGTTcggccgggcagcggcgggtccggccccgcgggcgggcgAGGGGGGTCCGGCTGGCGGCGCAGCCCAGGGCGCccgagcggggcggcggggacccccgggaaGGGGTCGTGCCCCGCGAGCGCCCGGAGAcgagcccagccccggggggcaccctggggtgcctcCGCCCGCGGGAGGAGGGTGCCGGCCACGGCCGCGGGAGGGGGGACGCCGCCCCGAGCTGTCGGCTCGGCGGGCGCGCCAGCGCGAAGCCCGGCTTTGGGGGTCGCAGAgctccgctccccccgccccggggccccccccggccccttcAGCCCcgtctctcctcttccctcgCCGCTGCCAGCCGgagccgggccccgccgcgggccgtGGAGACCGGGCGTCGCGGTCGTGCGAGTCGGTGAgcggccgccccggcgggcaggggcaggcagccccgggACGGGGACGCGGCGCGGCGGTgcaggcagcccccccccggccccctccgcagccccctctccccgcagcccccctgcACAGCACCTACCACGAGGACGGGCCGCCCTCCTACTATGACAACCAGGACTTCCCCACCGCGCACTGGGACGACAAGAGCGTCCGGCAGGCCTTCATCCGCAAGGTGGGACTcggccggggccgctccccggggggcggccgggggttTCGGGCGTCCCGCCGTGacccgtccccgtcccccaggTCTTCCTGGTGCTCACCCTGCAGCTGACCGTCACCTTCGCCTTCGTGGCCATCTTCACCTTCGTGAAAGGCGTGAAGGGCTTCGTGCAGCGCAACGTCTGGACGTACTACGTCTCCTACGCCGTCTTCTTCATCTCCCTCATCGTCCTCAGCTGCTGCGGGGATTTCCGCCGCAAGCACCCCTGGAACCTGGTGGCCCTGGTAAgcggccgcgccggggcggTGGCGGTCTCGGCCACGGCTTTGAGGGCAGCCCCCACCCCGCACCCTGGGGCTGCCCGAGGTCCCGCCGGGTGCCCGGGGGATGGCcgtggggacggggagggaCGAGGGGCACGgcttgggggggcggggggggacgacTGCCTGGCCTGGCGAGAGCGGAGCCCGCTCCGGACTCGGCAAAGCCAAGAAGAGCCCGGCACGAAGGGCGTCAGGTGGCCGCGGGGGTGCGGCGTCACCAGGCCCGGCTGTACGCGGCGGCGGGTGGCCGAGCCGGCGTGACGCggtgcctgcctgctccccagtCCATCCTGACCGTCAGCCTGTCCTACATGGTGGGGATGATCGCCAGCTTCTACAACACCGATGCCGTCATCATGGCCGTGGGCATCACCGTCGTCGTCTGCTTCACCGTCGTCATCTTCTCCCTGCAGGTCAGCTccgggggtgggcaggggccgCTCCCTATTGGGGGGCTCCGAACCGGGCGTACAACCCCCCCGGCTCCCTGCTGGGGGGCTCCGAACCGGGCGTACAACCCCCCCGGCTCCCTGCTGGGGGGCTCCGAACCGGGCGTACGAGCCCCCCGGctccctgctggggctgggggctccaaACCCGGCATACGACCCCCCCGGCTCCCTGCTGGGGGGCTCCGAACCAGGTGTATGACCCCCCCGGCTCCCTGCTGAAACTGGGGGGCTCTGAACCGGGCGTACGATCCCCCCGGCTCCCTGCTGGGGGGCTCCAAACTGAGTGTACGACCCCCCCGGCTCCCTGCTGAAACTGGGGGGCTCCGAACCGGGCGTACgagccccccagctccctgctggggctgggggctccaaACCCGGCATACGACCCCCCCGGCTCCTTGCTGGGGGGCTCCGAACCGGGTGTATGACCCCCCCGGCTCCCTGCTGGGGGGCTCCGAACCGGGCATACGACCCCCCCGGCTCCCTGATGACCCCCCCGTGTCCCACAGACCAAGTACGACTTCACCTCCTGCCGGGGCGTGCTCATCATTTGCCTCGTCGTCCTCATCGTCTTCTCCATCCTCTGCATCTTCATCCGGAACCGCATCATGGACATCATCTACGCCTCCCTGGGGGCCCTGCTCTTCACCTGCGTAAGTGCGGGGGGGCCCcggcctccccctgccccccttcccgggggggcccggccctCTGCCGGCCCCCCGGCGCctcgggccgcgggcggggggcgagggACCCGCTCGCGGGGCAGCCGCTCGGTTGCGTGGGGCGCTGGcggcctccccccccccccccccaccccccgcccggctccgcgTCCCCCCACGGCGTCCCCTCTCCCGCAGTTCCTGGCGGTGGACACGCAGATGATCCTGGGGAACAAGCAGCTGGCGCTCAGCCCCGAGGAGTACGTCTTCGCCGCCCTCAACCTCTACACAGACATCATCAACATCTTCCTCTACATCCTGGCCATCATCGGCAGGGCCAAGGAGTAGCGGCCCCACCGCCGCCCCACGGCGCGCGCCCCGGTTCGtgccccccctccctccccgtaGCCGGTTTCGTTTGGTGTTCTCATCGCACCCCCTCGTCGGTTCTCCCCTTAGAGTTTCTCTGACCGCGGCCACCTCCCTCCCCGGCTGCTGCCGGCAGCCGCTGCGGGGACTcgccgggccgggggggtgACAGCTCTGTCCCCTTGCCGGGAGGCGAGCGCGAGGCAGGCGGCGCTTGCCCGGCTGCCGCagctgcccgccgccccccctgccccccggcagccccccgcccagGCCCTCCGCTTCCCCCGCTGTGAATACGGCCTCCCCCCCCTCGCATCGAACGCGGACTGGAAGCACTttctcccccgccccggcggaGCTCGCCTCCTCCGTCCCGCGCCCCCCGCGCACGCGCCCCTCGCCGTCCCCCGGCCGCGCAGGCAGGGCCCAGCGCCGGCGGCCCCCggctccccagccctcctcccccccggcagggctgagggcagggTCCTGccgcccgggcgggcggggggcccCACGCTGGGCACCGGTCGCTGCCGCAGTGTTCCTGgggggccccggccccctccccgcgcggCCGAGGCTCCGTTCTTGCCCCGTTTCGTGGCTCCGGCTCCTGCTGTGAATAAACCTCCGCCTGGTTCATCTCGGCTGGCTCCGGCTCTCCTTTCCCCGCCGACGCCGGTGGTGCCCGGCACGGCCgagcctggggctgcagccaggcccccccaccccctccggCTCTCTGGGGGCCGCGGGGACGCTTTGGGGACGGGGTCGTCCCCGCGGTCGCTGGCGCCGGGGCTCTCCCTGCCCGCTGCACCCCGGGCCCCGCGGTAAAGAGCAAACGTACCGATCCCCGGGCCAGGGCGGGGGGCCGCTGCCCGCCGTCCTCCTGCCGGTGCCGCCGGCGAGGCCgggctcccagccccgctccggcTCCAGCTCTCCGACGCCGGCATCTCCTCCCGCTCGCGGCAGCCACGCTGGCTCCAGGCCGCGTCCCGCTCGCTCCCAGGAGCGCGGCTCCTCCCTGGCGCTGCTCCAGCTCCGCGGGCCCGGCGGTTGACCTGGCACCGAGCCGCAGCCGCAGCCATGTGCCGGCTCCCCAGCGCGGCGTCCCGACGGGGCCCTGCAGCCGGGAGGGAAGAAGCGGGGAGCTGGCGTCGCTGCGGCAAGGGGCTCCCGTGCCGGAGGGCGAGGGTTGTGCCGGGCCGTGGACGGGTCCGCGCCGGGTGGGCATGCCAATGCCTACGTGGTGGGCACGGGGCCGGTGGCTCCCTGGCAGCGCCGGGGCGTGGGGCTCAGCGCATCCCGCAGGGAGCCCCAGCGCTTCTCCGGGCGCTGCCGGGCGCAGGGGGCCTCGCTCCGGGACGGTGCCCaggcgccggggcggggggggggggcaccccggTCCCCGTCCCACGGCCAGGCACTGGCCACCGTCCCCGCCCAGGCGCAGCAGCCGTGGGTGGATtgccgggccgcgccgcggcaGAGGTGCCCGCAGGCCTCGCAGCGCGGCTGCGCCCCGCTCCCCTGGTCCCGGCTCTCCCGGGGCCGGCCGTGGCAAGGCAGCACCTCGATGCCCTGGTCCGTCCCGGTGGCcggtgcccagccctgcccctggaAGCCCTCCCTGGCCCGCTGGAAGCGGCGGTCGTGCCGGCACAGCCTCTCCcgggacgaggaggaggaggaggaggaggatgagctcctccagcagctgggaggcCGGGCCACCGGTGATGAAGGAGCGGCAGTTGACGGCCGCCCCGGCGCTGAGCTGGCAGGACGCCAGCGCGGTGCTGAGGGTCTCCTCCACCGGCCCCTCGGCGCCAGGGCAGCACGCTGCTGGTGGGCTGGCCGTGCTGGCAGACGAGATGGCCGCAGCGAAGACGGAGCTGGTCAGGCGCTCCGTGGAGCGTGCCGGCACACCAGGCCCGCCGGGCCACCTGGGGTGGCAGGGGTACGGCAACGGGCTGCCGGCACGGCCCTCCCGGGGGTCCCAGCAGCGGGAGGGGCTGGGCCAGGCCCCCCACAACAGCCCCTCGTGTGCCAGCACCCACCGCAGCACGGCCCTGGCTGCTCGGCGGGCTGGCGCTGGGGGGGGTCCTGCAACCGTGGAAAAAGGGGGGACGAAGACGGAGCCACCGCCACGTGTCCCCCAAGGCCATGGCACGCAGGGATCGCCCCGTGCCTGGCGGTGCTACCACGAAAGCCCAGGAGCGTGGTGAGACCGGCCACGAGCTCCGAGCGCAGCTGGGACACGGTGCCCAGAGCCAGCAGGGGACAGCCAAAATCCGGCAGGAAAGGGGGTGCAGCCCTCCCGCCCTgcccaccccctgccctccccttgcCCGTGGTGCCCCCCTCGCCCGCTGCCGCTGGGTGCCCACCGTACCGTCCTCGCAGCGGCTGGACGGATGCCGGCTGGGCCAGAGCACCGCGGTGCCGGGCGTCCGAGTCCTGCAGCCACACGACGGGGTCGGGGAGCGTCCCTCTGTGACATCCCCTCGGAACCGGCCCTCCCCGGCACCCGCCGTCAGAGACACCCCGGCCGCTCCCGGCGTCCCGCGGTGAGACAGG
Above is a genomic segment from Ciconia boyciana chromosome 2, ASM3463844v1, whole genome shotgun sequence containing:
- the GRINA gene encoding protein lifeguard 1 isoform X1, whose amino-acid sequence is MSHEKSFLVTGEGFPGQQPTAPPAYAQPPYPAAPYPQPQFAPAPYSQPGFPQGPGPYPAAGPYPPAGPYPAAGPYPPGPYPPAGPYPQGPYAQPPYAQPQPMVPGDQDSGAGPRRGPWRPGVAVVRVAPLHSTYHEDGPPSYYDNQDFPTAHWDDKSVRQAFIRKVFLVLTLQLTVTFAFVAIFTFVKGVKGFVQRNVWTYYVSYAVFFISLIVLSCCGDFRRKHPWNLVALSILTVSLSYMVGMIASFYNTDAVIMAVGITVVVCFTVVIFSLQTKYDFTSCRGVLIICLVVLIVFSILCIFIRNRIMDIIYASLGALLFTCFLAVDTQMILGNKQLALSPEEYVFAALNLYTDIINIFLYILAIIGRAKE
- the GRINA gene encoding protein lifeguard 1 isoform X2, with amino-acid sequence MSHEKSFLVTGEGFPGQQPTAPPAYAQPPYPAAPYPQPQFAPAPYSQPGFPQGPGPYPAAGPYPPAGPYPAAGPYPPGPYPPAGPYPQGPYAQPPYAQPQPMVPGDQDSPLHSTYHEDGPPSYYDNQDFPTAHWDDKSVRQAFIRKVFLVLTLQLTVTFAFVAIFTFVKGVKGFVQRNVWTYYVSYAVFFISLIVLSCCGDFRRKHPWNLVALSILTVSLSYMVGMIASFYNTDAVIMAVGITVVVCFTVVIFSLQTKYDFTSCRGVLIICLVVLIVFSILCIFIRNRIMDIIYASLGALLFTCFLAVDTQMILGNKQLALSPEEYVFAALNLYTDIINIFLYILAIIGRAKE
- the PARP10 gene encoding protein mono-ADP-ribosyltransferase PARP10; its protein translation is MAAPAARPLPWRPAARRGGLGLGLGRCAGAGWRRGAGGGGSPGTAEELVVLYFESRRRSGGPVQSCQRLGPLLFLTFESPQDAQNVVARGGHRLGGAELGVRPAPPWDPSRLLLSGLGPQTPPELLEPLLETLLGRPRGTFGLCRGPAPGWALLRLREPMAPQEFAAVEQRAQQRGPEGAALALLRLPQTASVLVRAEAPGLSRDLLELYFENRRSGGGSVREVRLLPGGRAAIVTFQEPAVAERVLQRPHRLQDVALALAPHYPFLEPLEGEADPPPDTATPPDTATPPDTALAPSPDAATPPDTATPPDTATLLDMAPAPSPDTAPLPDAAPSAPAGPVACPEVARPAEPQASSLVPGEPSAALPRGDEDTEGREDTAGRGQRREQALASVASAQDEVLVPAEPGAQCYLQRHYQDLLASIPEVSLLPLEGQDVAGFRVSGEVGRCRAAADFLQSLLGTVGSQPVTLRFPGVARFLRDEGGQSILRQLESRFQCIIDLDGVHWRPPDPQLELAELLPPSCRRDPPPTALRSRRRDLPDDADGADGAADAEGDGLHSNIEEIKELLAALSPGEAAGDGEPAPQPSDVAGGERDPGAESPIAVDGESAGETPSGGQGAGMEEEAQMVLAIQRSMDSTRREEEELACATALSLHSYRREQRAAPGAPEEEEEEEEDAGLLAALEASLEEALPAADVAQVTLFSSFERDVAPVPRELERALEERLRAEEVESERLRALPAACRRCLTFLQRKHAVRLCLRGGTATLRGFAEYTAAAARDLACLLQRLPQPERGPPAAARWVRWDPSGTAAPYAPEAAALLERAWLRRECRLDLLLDGRPFTVDFERMEEYDIGNACASAVSRIRPLAESACRLLGLDALGLEEEEVRLMPLAEDSEEFLDTARHFYETLEELRGKIGIVKVEKLIHPLLYKQYQLKKASMEKARAGGAVERVLFHGTTETSSREICLHGFNRSFCGKNAALYGLGVYFAVHAALSVRDQYSPRSADGSKYVFVAKVLTGEYAVGGQGLRAPPLREGAGAPLRYDSVVDNPRRPAIFVIFNDTQAYPQYLITCRRHGPPP